From one Flavobacterium kingsejongi genomic stretch:
- a CDS encoding DUF4234 domain-containing protein → MYKINNYPEFKVDPIVVFLLGFVTCGLYLIYWNIKVAQVLNAVAEREVISQPVAIFSGCCLPVNLYFYYLAGKEALPLVYRITGDTQKDQSTLLLILGFFFPIVAAMIVQSDINKLYQ, encoded by the coding sequence ATGTATAAAATTAATAATTATCCGGAATTTAAAGTTGATCCCATTGTTGTTTTTCTGTTAGGATTTGTGACTTGTGGCCTTTACCTGATTTATTGGAATATTAAAGTAGCGCAAGTTCTAAATGCAGTTGCGGAAAGAGAAGTCATTTCTCAGCCTGTGGCCATATTTTCAGGATGCTGTTTACCGGTAAATCTTTATTTCTATTATTTAGCGGGTAAAGAGGCACTGCCATTGGTCTACAGAATAACAGGAGATACCCAAAAAGACCAGTCTACATTACTACTAATATTAGGCTTCTTTTTTCCGATTGTTGCCGCAATGATCGTACAAAGTGATATCAACAAGTTATATCAATAA
- a CDS encoding DUF2752 domain-containing protein produces the protein MMLFNHHDHLGTDQSLCPFKMLTGFPCPGCGITKSLVYLYEGDLYKSFSYHLFGPFVFLFCWVTIIVLTAEIITGKSYFNSLFYSKKLAYGLAIVLVVYHLGRVIYFVHGHTREEILKESIWK, from the coding sequence ATGATGCTTTTTAATCATCATGACCATCTTGGTACCGATCAGTCCTTATGTCCTTTTAAGATGCTGACGGGTTTTCCTTGTCCAGGTTGTGGAATCACTAAATCATTAGTATACCTCTATGAGGGTGATTTGTACAAAAGTTTCTCCTATCATCTTTTCGGGCCTTTTGTGTTTTTATTCTGTTGGGTAACCATCATTGTGCTCACAGCAGAAATCATTACGGGGAAAAGTTATTTCAATAGTTTGTTTTACAGTAAGAAATTAGCCTATGGCCTGGCGATAGTGCTTGTAGTGTATCACTTAGGCAGGGTAATCTATTTTGTACACGGACATACCCGGGAAGAGATTCTAAAAGAATCGATCTGGAAATAA
- a CDS encoding GNAT family N-acyltransferase: protein MGLVTAKEVAKAIKTDKYGFLGTFTGWLLMKVLKISTLNKIYDRNKHLSEVEFLNAILDEFQIKFEIPEEDFKRLPKDGAYITISNHPLGGIDGILLLKLMLEREPNFKIIANFLLHRIDPMKPYIMPVNPFENHKDSKSSVIGIKETLRHLSDGKPLGIFPAGEVSTYKDGQLVIDKPWEEGAIKLIRKAKVPVVPIYFHAKNSRLFYLLSKVSDTLRTAKLPSELLTQKDRVIKVRIGKPISVAEQDEHESLEAYSEFLRRKTYMLANPFEKETKLIDTSSLKLPTRSPKEIATPANHNKIVKEVDNLRANDCRLLQSKNYEVFLAEARAIPNILHELGRLREITFREVGEGTNKSIDLDQYDKYYHHMFLWDNDAQLIAGAYRMGMGANIFKKYGIDGFYLHELFRFEPELYDMMSKSIEMGRAFVIKEYQQRPMPLFLLWKGVVHTTLRYPEHKFLIGGVSISNQFSDFSKSLMIEFMKSHYYDPYIAQYIYPKKDFKVKLKDADKDFVFNEAEADLNKFDKIIDEVEPGNLRLPVLIKKYIKQNARVVAFNVDPLFNNAVDGLMYIRISDIPESTVKPVMEEFQAELERKLAEKEGDIE from the coding sequence ATGGGTTTAGTTACCGCTAAAGAAGTTGCAAAGGCAATAAAGACTGACAAATACGGTTTTTTGGGAACTTTTACCGGCTGGCTGCTAATGAAAGTTCTTAAAATCTCGACACTCAATAAGATTTATGACAGGAATAAACATCTATCCGAAGTTGAATTTCTGAACGCTATATTGGATGAATTTCAGATCAAATTTGAAATTCCTGAAGAGGATTTTAAACGGTTACCGAAAGACGGTGCCTACATTACTATTTCCAATCACCCACTGGGTGGCATTGATGGCATTCTATTATTAAAATTGATGCTCGAAAGAGAACCCAATTTTAAGATTATTGCGAATTTCCTGTTACACAGGATTGATCCTATGAAACCTTATATTATGCCGGTGAATCCTTTTGAAAATCATAAGGATAGCAAATCCAGTGTAATCGGTATCAAAGAAACGCTGCGCCATCTCAGCGACGGAAAGCCATTGGGTATTTTTCCTGCCGGAGAAGTATCGACTTATAAAGATGGCCAGCTTGTCATTGACAAACCCTGGGAAGAAGGCGCCATTAAACTGATCCGTAAGGCCAAAGTGCCGGTAGTACCAATTTACTTTCATGCCAAGAACAGTAGATTATTCTACCTCTTGTCTAAAGTAAGTGATACGTTACGGACGGCTAAATTACCGTCTGAACTGCTTACGCAAAAAGACCGCGTGATTAAGGTACGTATTGGAAAACCGATCTCCGTTGCCGAACAGGACGAACACGAATCATTGGAAGCCTACTCTGAATTTCTGAGAAGAAAAACTTACATGCTTGCCAATCCATTTGAAAAAGAAACCAAACTTATCGATACTTCCAGCCTAAAATTACCTACCAGAAGCCCGAAGGAAATCGCTACACCGGCTAATCATAACAAAATCGTTAAGGAAGTGGACAATCTTAGAGCCAACGACTGCCGATTGCTGCAAAGCAAAAATTATGAAGTATTTCTGGCTGAAGCACGCGCTATTCCAAACATATTACATGAATTGGGCCGACTGCGGGAAATAACATTCCGGGAAGTAGGAGAAGGAACAAATAAATCCATTGACTTAGACCAATACGACAAATACTATCATCACATGTTCTTATGGGACAATGATGCGCAATTGATCGCTGGTGCTTACCGTATGGGTATGGGAGCGAATATCTTTAAGAAATACGGTATTGATGGTTTCTACCTTCACGAACTCTTCCGTTTTGAACCGGAATTGTACGATATGATGTCAAAATCTATCGAAATGGGACGTGCCTTTGTCATTAAAGAATACCAACAACGCCCGATGCCATTATTCCTGTTATGGAAAGGTGTCGTTCATACTACATTGCGCTACCCGGAGCATAAGTTCCTTATTGGTGGTGTAAGTATTTCCAATCAGTTTTCTGATTTCTCAAAATCCCTGATGATTGAATTTATGAAGTCCCACTATTATGATCCGTATATTGCACAATATATCTATCCAAAAAAGGACTTTAAGGTCAAATTAAAAGATGCCGATAAGGATTTTGTATTCAATGAAGCCGAAGCCGACCTGAATAAATTTGATAAAATAATCGATGAAGTCGAACCAGGAAATCTGCGTTTGCCAGTATTGATTAAAAAATACATCAAACAAAACGCCAGGGTAGTTGCTTTTAATGTTGATCCACTTTTCAACAACGCTGTCGACGGACTGATGTACATCCGTATTTCGGACATCCCTGAAAGTACGGTAAAACCGGTGATGGAAGAGTTTCAGGCCGAATTGGAACGCAAGCTTGCAGAAAAAGAAGGCGATATAGAATAA
- a CDS encoding exodeoxyribonuclease III, with the protein MKIISYNVNGIRAAITKGFLEWLQQANPDVICLQEIKATPEQIPLAAFEAAGYPYHYWYPAEKKGYSGVAILSKIKPNNVVYGTGIEHMDKEGRNLRVDFDELSVMSLYLPSGTNIARLDHKFMFMDDFQQYVNELKNDFPNLVIGGDYNICHEAIDIHDPIRNAKVSGFLPQERTWLDIFMKNGFVDSFRHFNKDPHHYTWWSYRANARNNNKGWRIDYLLVSHLLENRLKRAVILPEAKHSDHCPVLVEIE; encoded by the coding sequence ATGAAGATTATTTCCTATAATGTTAATGGAATAAGAGCAGCGATTACCAAAGGTTTTTTGGAATGGCTGCAACAGGCCAATCCTGATGTCATCTGCCTTCAGGAAATTAAAGCAACACCGGAACAAATTCCGCTTGCTGCATTTGAAGCCGCAGGATACCCTTACCATTATTGGTATCCAGCTGAGAAAAAAGGCTATAGTGGTGTAGCAATACTTTCAAAAATAAAACCCAATAATGTAGTTTACGGTACCGGAATTGAACACATGGATAAAGAAGGCCGTAACCTGCGCGTGGATTTTGATGAGCTGTCCGTGATGAGCCTCTACCTGCCTTCAGGAACCAATATTGCCCGATTGGATCATAAATTTATGTTTATGGATGATTTTCAGCAGTATGTAAATGAGCTTAAAAACGATTTTCCGAATCTTGTCATCGGCGGGGATTATAATATTTGCCATGAGGCGATAGACATACATGACCCGATCCGAAATGCTAAAGTCTCCGGTTTCCTGCCACAGGAACGGACCTGGCTGGATATTTTTATGAAAAATGGCTTTGTCGATTCGTTCCGGCACTTTAATAAAGATCCACATCATTATACCTGGTGGAGTTACCGTGCTAATGCAAGAAACAACAATAAAGGATGGCGGATTGATTACTTGCTGGTGAGCCATCTGCTTGAAAACCGACTCAAAAGGGCTGTAATTTTACCGGAAGCCAAACATTCGGATCATTGCCCGGTTTTGGTAGAAATTGAATAA
- a CDS encoding OmpA family protein encodes MIKKVSLGLLVVSLSFTSCVSKKVYNELENKFANLKKENRKLSDENSDLSKNKNQLDLETTDLKSQLAKLKAERDKLQADVAATKNNLGKLQSSYDDLDKNSSEYSKTSSEKNRELLAQLEAKEKALAAEQQRLTKLQNDLKERSARVDELEGMIAAKEASMKKLKETLSKALNSFEGKGLTVEQKNGKVYVSMENKLLFGSGSWTVGTEGKRAVVEVGKVLANNPDISVLIEGHTDNDKYAGTGPIADNWDLSTKRATAIVAILSENKGIDRKNLTAAGRSEYSPLATNDNPEGKAKNRRIEIILTPKLDEISKMLNDL; translated from the coding sequence ATGATTAAAAAAGTTTCCTTAGGATTATTAGTTGTATCGCTTTCATTCACTTCCTGTGTTTCGAAAAAAGTATATAATGAATTGGAAAATAAGTTTGCGAATCTAAAGAAAGAAAACCGCAAATTGTCTGACGAAAATAGTGATTTGTCTAAAAATAAAAATCAACTGGATTTAGAAACTACGGATCTAAAATCACAATTGGCAAAACTGAAAGCAGAAAGAGATAAGCTACAGGCTGATGTTGCTGCTACAAAAAATAATTTAGGGAAACTTCAGTCTTCTTATGATGACTTGGACAAAAACAGTTCGGAATATTCCAAAACAAGTTCGGAGAAAAACCGGGAATTGTTAGCACAGCTGGAAGCCAAAGAAAAAGCATTGGCGGCAGAGCAGCAGCGTCTTACAAAACTGCAAAATGACCTGAAAGAGCGCTCGGCAAGAGTGGATGAACTGGAAGGGATGATTGCAGCCAAAGAAGCGAGCATGAAAAAATTGAAAGAGACGTTGTCAAAAGCTTTGAATAGCTTTGAAGGAAAAGGACTAACGGTAGAGCAGAAAAATGGTAAAGTATATGTGTCCATGGAGAATAAGCTTCTTTTTGGATCCGGTAGCTGGACTGTAGGGACAGAAGGTAAGAGAGCAGTTGTAGAAGTTGGAAAAGTATTGGCCAATAACCCTGATATCTCCGTATTAATCGAAGGGCATACGGATAATGATAAATATGCCGGTACCGGACCAATTGCCGATAACTGGGATTTATCTACAAAAAGAGCTACAGCGATAGTTGCAATCCTAAGTGAGAACAAAGGTATTGATCGCAAGAATCTTACTGCAGCGGGTAGAAGTGAATATTCACCATTGGCTACCAATGATAACCCAGAAGGAAAAGCGAAAAACAGGAGGATTGAAATTATCCTGACGCCAAAACTGGATGAAATATCAAAAATGCTAAACGATTTATAG
- a CDS encoding PQQ-dependent sugar dehydrogenase yields the protein MKTKLYLILMLYHAFTFAQNITLQTVATGFSNPVAIENAGDPRLFVVEQGGTIKIINADGSVAATPFLNLASLISSDGERGLLGLAFHPNYSTNGYFFVNYTNPAGNTVIARYTVSAGNTNVANPSSAQVLLTITQPFSNHNGGTLRFGPDGYLYIGMGDGGSGGDPGNRAQNIETLLGKMLRIDVNSGTPYAIPPTNPFAGATAGADEIWAIGLRNPWKFSFNRTTGDLWIADVGQGAVEEINKVSPTAAGLNYGWNCYEGSSIYTAGCAQPTTTYTFPFAEYTHTATGGCSITGGYVYTGTTYPLLANKYIFADYCSNKIGLVSPDGTIAYTPAFGGNNFSTFGEDATGELYIAGISSGTVYKITDSTLSNAEYTTENISLYPNPAEGEVFLTTHNLDMPINLVVSDLNGKQVAQEQLLTNNSRIDTSLLSKGVYILTLESAIGTRSTHKLVIQ from the coding sequence ATGAAAACAAAACTTTACCTCATTCTGATGTTGTACCATGCATTTACTTTTGCGCAAAACATCACACTTCAGACTGTTGCCACAGGATTTTCAAATCCGGTCGCGATTGAAAATGCCGGTGACCCCCGTTTGTTTGTTGTAGAACAGGGTGGTACTATCAAAATCATCAATGCAGACGGAAGCGTCGCAGCCACTCCATTTCTCAATCTTGCTTCCCTGATTTCAAGTGATGGCGAACGGGGATTACTGGGGCTTGCTTTTCATCCCAATTATAGTACAAATGGTTATTTTTTTGTCAACTATACCAATCCTGCAGGAAATACGGTTATTGCACGCTATACCGTTAGTGCCGGAAATACCAATGTAGCCAATCCTTCCAGTGCTCAGGTCTTGCTTACTATCACACAGCCCTTTTCAAACCACAATGGCGGTACTTTACGTTTTGGTCCCGATGGCTACCTTTATATTGGAATGGGTGATGGAGGTAGTGGTGGTGATCCCGGAAACAGGGCACAGAATATCGAAACCTTATTGGGTAAGATGTTACGTATTGATGTCAATTCCGGTACTCCTTATGCTATTCCACCTACCAATCCCTTTGCAGGAGCCACAGCTGGTGCAGATGAAATTTGGGCTATTGGACTACGCAATCCTTGGAAATTTTCATTCAACAGAACTACCGGGGATTTATGGATTGCCGATGTGGGTCAGGGGGCTGTAGAAGAAATTAATAAAGTAAGCCCAACGGCAGCAGGCTTGAATTATGGATGGAATTGCTATGAAGGCAGCAGCATTTATACTGCTGGATGCGCGCAACCCACCACAACCTATACTTTCCCTTTTGCTGAATATACGCATACGGCTACAGGAGGGTGTTCGATTACCGGAGGATATGTGTATACCGGAACAACCTATCCTTTACTGGCTAATAAATATATTTTTGCGGATTACTGCAGTAACAAAATTGGTCTTGTTTCTCCTGATGGGACTATTGCCTACACCCCTGCATTTGGCGGTAATAATTTCTCTACATTCGGAGAAGATGCCACCGGAGAATTATACATTGCCGGGATTAGCTCGGGAACAGTTTATAAAATCACAGACAGCACGTTATCCAATGCCGAATATACTACCGAAAACATCAGCCTGTATCCTAATCCCGCCGAAGGCGAAGTATTCCTGACCACCCATAATCTGGACATGCCGATAAACCTCGTAGTATCCGACTTAAATGGGAAACAGGTAGCACAGGAACAATTGCTTACAAACAACTCCCGCATTGATACTTCCTTACTATCAAAAGGAGTATATATACTGACACTCGAATCCGCTATAGGAACCAGATCGACCCATAAACTGGTGATTCAATAA
- a CDS encoding transglycosylase domain-containing protein yields MKTRKQKIIRIALAICLFFVIAISVAFTFRNTLLQKAITRIENKIARDYDSKLSIRQASFVGFSSVELTEITLVPKDADTLFRIQNIRTSINFWQLLKGDVQLGSLELKNGYIQLVKNEHGSNYDAFLHSKEPLKKNNDRINYAETAYKILTKALNLVPTDMSVENLSLSMDNKGKKASMKLDKLRLVDEQLETSIQVTTNTFTQFWKIKGFADPRNKQADLRFFNIDTGKIRVPYIDERFNIVSGFDSIRLNVSNIDMDGNELHIDGFTSITNLMVNHPKISTKDVEIHKARFDYHFLFGSDFVALDSTSTAQLNAIKLKPFLEYSTRKDTIYEMKVTIPKMKAQDFINSLPKGLFTHFEGMEAEGNFGYTLQFLYNQNKPNALVFDSNLTKENFKITKYGEADLSKLNGSFTYRAIENGRPQRAIEVGSGNPNYTPLSAISPYLRKSVLTTEDPSFFSHRGFINEAFKQSIIKNIRTKKFSRGASTISMQLVKNVFLTREKTLSRKLEEILLVYILENNRLTSKERMLEVYFNIIEWGPNVYGIGEASQFYFQKHPSQLTLNECLFLASIVPRPKAFMWRFDDQGKLKSYADRQQDYLTNLMMRRGILESADTIYKSQPVIVTGRAKSYIRIKEEATPTIDSLFLDNLFKSVKMP; encoded by the coding sequence ATGAAAACCAGAAAACAAAAAATTATACGGATTGCCCTTGCGATCTGTCTGTTTTTTGTGATTGCAATCAGTGTCGCATTTACTTTTAGAAACACACTCCTGCAGAAAGCCATTACCCGGATTGAAAATAAAATTGCCCGGGATTACGATAGCAAACTATCTATTAGACAAGCTTCTTTTGTAGGATTTTCAAGTGTAGAACTTACGGAGATCACCTTGGTTCCTAAAGATGCCGATACACTGTTTCGCATCCAGAATATAAGAACGAGTATTAATTTCTGGCAGTTACTTAAAGGCGATGTACAACTGGGTAGCCTCGAATTAAAAAACGGATACATACAACTGGTTAAAAATGAACATGGGAGTAATTACGATGCTTTCCTGCACAGTAAAGAACCGTTGAAAAAAAACAACGACCGTATAAACTATGCAGAAACAGCCTACAAGATCCTGACAAAAGCCCTCAACCTTGTCCCTACCGATATGAGCGTCGAAAACCTGTCTCTCAGTATGGACAACAAAGGTAAAAAGGCAAGCATGAAACTGGACAAACTCCGTTTGGTTGATGAACAGCTGGAAACTTCGATACAAGTCACCACCAATACCTTCACCCAATTTTGGAAAATCAAGGGCTTTGCCGATCCACGTAACAAACAGGCCGATCTTCGATTTTTTAATATTGATACGGGGAAAATACGGGTTCCATATATTGATGAGCGTTTCAATATCGTATCCGGTTTTGATTCCATTCGCCTGAATGTGTCCAATATTGATATGGACGGCAATGAATTGCACATCGATGGCTTTACGTCCATTACCAACCTGATGGTCAACCACCCTAAAATTTCAACCAAAGACGTCGAAATCCATAAAGCACGATTTGATTACCATTTCCTTTTTGGTTCCGATTTCGTAGCATTGGACAGTACCTCTACCGCACAGCTTAACGCGATCAAGCTGAAACCATTCCTCGAATACAGCACCCGCAAAGATACCATTTACGAGATGAAGGTTACCATCCCGAAAATGAAGGCGCAGGATTTCATCAACTCGCTTCCTAAAGGATTATTCACCCATTTTGAAGGCATGGAAGCCGAAGGCAACTTTGGGTATACCCTGCAATTCCTCTACAATCAGAATAAACCTAACGCGCTGGTTTTTGACAGTAACCTGACCAAAGAGAATTTTAAAATCACCAAATATGGCGAAGCCGACTTATCTAAACTGAATGGCAGTTTCACCTATAGGGCAATAGAAAATGGGCGTCCGCAACGCGCAATAGAAGTAGGCTCCGGCAATCCCAATTATACTCCATTGTCAGCGATTTCCCCTTACCTCCGCAAATCAGTACTGACTACCGAAGATCCTTCGTTTTTCTCCCATCGTGGTTTTATCAATGAAGCGTTCAAACAGTCCATCATAAAAAATATCCGTACCAAGAAGTTCTCGCGCGGTGCGAGTACAATCAGCATGCAGCTCGTGAAAAATGTATTTCTTACCCGTGAAAAAACATTGTCCCGAAAACTGGAAGAAATCCTGTTGGTTTATATCTTAGAAAACAACCGCCTTACCAGTAAAGAAAGAATGCTGGAAGTCTATTTTAATATTATTGAATGGGGACCGAATGTCTATGGAATTGGAGAAGCTTCCCAGTTTTATTTTCAGAAACACCCATCACAACTAACCCTTAACGAGTGCCTTTTCCTTGCCAGTATTGTACCACGCCCTAAGGCTTTTATGTGGCGCTTTGACGACCAGGGAAAATTAAAAAGCTATGCCGACAGGCAACAGGACTACCTGACCAACCTGATGATGCGCAGGGGAATTTTGGAAAGTGCCGATACCATTTACAAATCACAGCCGGTAATCGTCACGGGCAGGGCCAAATCCTATATCAGAATTAAGGAAGAAGCCACTCCCACGATTGATTCTTTATTCTTAGACAACCTTTTCAAATCGGTCAAAATGCCCTAA
- the radA gene encoding DNA repair protein RadA, producing the protein MSKIKTTFFCQNCGAQYAKWQGQCNSCKEWNTIAEEIIQKEDKKDWKTATDHTTKRAVKPLKIHEIDSTEETRMDTRDGELNRVLGGGLVPGSLILLGGEPGIGKSTLLLQISLKLPYRTLYVSGEESQKQIKMRADRINPLSDNCYILTETKTQNIFKQIEAIAPEIVIIDSIQTLHTDYIESSPGSISQIRETTAELIKFAKETNVPVILIGHITKDGTIAGPKILEHMVDTVLQFEGDRNHIYRILRALKNRFGSTSELGIYEMQGSGLREVSNPSEILISHKNEELSGTAIATTMEGMRPLMIEIQALVSTAVYGTPQRSTTGYNAKRLNMILAVLEKRAGFRLGAKDVFLNITGGISVDDPAIDLAVVAAILSSNEDIPVSKEFCFAGEVGLSGEIRPVNRVDQRIQEAEKLGFSTIFVSGYNKITLKNTGIKIRLVSKIEDVVSDLFG; encoded by the coding sequence ATGTCAAAAATAAAAACGACCTTTTTTTGCCAAAATTGTGGCGCTCAATATGCAAAATGGCAAGGGCAATGCAATTCCTGTAAAGAATGGAACACTATTGCAGAAGAAATTATCCAGAAAGAAGATAAGAAAGACTGGAAAACCGCTACAGACCACACTACAAAAAGAGCTGTAAAGCCTTTAAAAATCCATGAGATTGACAGTACCGAAGAAACCCGTATGGACACTCGTGACGGGGAACTGAACCGGGTACTGGGTGGTGGCCTTGTACCGGGGTCCCTTATCCTTTTAGGTGGCGAACCCGGAATAGGAAAAAGCACTTTATTACTTCAGATTTCACTTAAGCTTCCCTACCGTACGCTTTACGTTTCCGGAGAAGAAAGCCAGAAGCAGATCAAGATGCGTGCCGACCGAATTAATCCGTTAAGCGACAACTGCTATATTCTGACGGAAACAAAAACGCAGAATATCTTCAAACAAATTGAAGCCATAGCGCCGGAAATTGTCATTATTGACTCCATCCAAACACTGCATACCGATTATATTGAATCTTCACCAGGAAGTATCTCCCAAATCCGGGAAACTACTGCTGAGCTGATCAAATTTGCGAAAGAAACCAATGTTCCGGTTATTCTAATTGGCCACATTACCAAAGACGGGACTATTGCCGGTCCCAAAATACTGGAACACATGGTTGATACGGTATTGCAATTCGAAGGCGACCGGAATCATATCTATAGAATACTCAGAGCGCTCAAAAACCGCTTTGGTTCCACATCAGAATTAGGCATCTATGAAATGCAGGGAAGCGGCCTTCGTGAAGTTTCCAATCCCTCTGAAATATTAATCTCCCATAAAAATGAAGAGCTTTCCGGTACCGCTATAGCCACCACTATGGAAGGCATGCGTCCGCTGATGATCGAAATTCAGGCTCTGGTAAGCACTGCTGTATATGGCACACCACAACGAAGCACTACCGGTTATAATGCCAAACGCCTTAATATGATATTGGCCGTGCTGGAAAAAAGAGCCGGTTTCCGATTGGGTGCCAAAGATGTTTTCCTCAATATCACTGGAGGAATATCCGTTGATGATCCTGCTATCGATCTCGCTGTAGTTGCCGCTATATTGTCGTCAAACGAAGACATTCCTGTAAGCAAAGAGTTTTGCTTTGCAGGAGAAGTAGGACTATCGGGTGAAATCCGACCTGTGAACAGAGTAGACCAACGCATACAGGAAGCGGAAAAATTAGGTTTTTCTACTATATTCGTTTCAGGATATAATAAAATCACCCTTAAGAACACCGGCATAAAAATACGGCTTGTTTCAAAAATTGAAGATGTGGTCAGCGATCTGTTTGGTTAA
- a CDS encoding alpha/beta hydrolase: MKKITLLLLLCLTINAFSQKTTEQVQSEKLGETRDITIALPPSYTTNTDKKYPLLLILDGEYLFDPFNGALIYGTYWDDLPEVIVVGINQNKKGERFEDSAYDPESGVPYEKGAKFYEFIASELVPSLQKKYRIAPFKIIAGHDTTAGFLNFFLYKDQPVFNAYISLSPDLATDMEDRIPQRLSVIKEPLYYYHATADGDVKKFQKRIHALDDKAKVINKKELNYKFDDLKDNTHYSLVLHAIPNALYHIFSAYKPISPSEYQEKIATMSGNYSDYLVQKYDFIEKSFGIKMPIRMNDFKAIEAAILKNKAYPEFEKLAALSKKSYPKSMLADYQMGMYYENTGDFKKAARSYQSAFGKNEIGDLTKDMMLEKSDALKNK; encoded by the coding sequence ATGAAAAAAATTACATTGCTGCTGCTTTTGTGCCTTACAATCAATGCCTTTTCCCAGAAAACAACCGAACAGGTACAATCGGAAAAATTAGGGGAAACACGCGACATTACAATCGCACTACCACCATCCTACACAACGAACACCGATAAAAAATATCCTTTACTGCTGATTTTGGATGGCGAATACCTTTTTGACCCTTTTAATGGCGCATTAATATACGGGACTTATTGGGACGACCTTCCGGAAGTAATCGTAGTCGGAATCAATCAAAATAAAAAAGGGGAACGTTTTGAAGATAGTGCCTACGATCCAGAAAGTGGAGTTCCTTACGAAAAAGGCGCTAAATTTTATGAATTCATCGCTTCTGAACTTGTGCCTTCCCTGCAAAAAAAATACCGGATTGCTCCCTTTAAAATCATTGCAGGTCATGATACTACTGCGGGATTCCTGAATTTCTTCCTGTATAAAGACCAACCTGTCTTTAATGCTTATATTTCGTTGAGTCCTGATTTGGCAACCGATATGGAAGACCGGATTCCACAAAGGCTTTCCGTAATCAAAGAACCATTATACTACTATCACGCTACAGCTGATGGTGACGTGAAAAAATTTCAAAAAAGGATTCATGCCCTGGATGACAAAGCGAAAGTGATCAACAAAAAAGAACTAAACTATAAGTTTGATGACCTGAAAGACAATACGCATTATTCATTAGTCCTTCATGCGATCCCGAATGCCCTGTACCATATTTTCTCTGCGTATAAACCCATATCTCCTTCAGAATATCAGGAAAAAATCGCAACGATGTCCGGGAACTACAGTGACTATCTGGTACAGAAATATGATTTTATCGAAAAGTCCTTCGGAATCAAAATGCCGATTCGTATGAATGACTTCAAGGCTATTGAAGCCGCAATATTGAAAAACAAAGCGTATCCGGAATTTGAAAAACTGGCTGCATTGTCTAAAAAGAGTTATCCTAAATCCATGTTGGCCGATTACCAGATGGGAATGTATTACGAGAATACAGGCGACTTCAAAAAAGCAGCCCGCTCCTACCAAAGCGCATTTGGTAAAAATGAAATTGGCGACCTGACCAAAGATATGATGTTGGAAAAATCAGATGCGCTGAAGAACAAGTAA